In a genomic window of Roseicitreum antarcticum:
- a CDS encoding TenA family protein, with translation MSAPDYGRAFALWRTAAPDWQAYTHHGFVEGLRRGELPRAAFLHYLRQDYVFLIHFARAWALAAAKADTLAEMQAASATVHALVHHEMPLHVQICAGEGINAAALEATLEAPETLAYTRYVLEAGYSGDSLDLMAALAPCVLGYGEIGARLAGSGGPYAGWIDTYGGAEYQALCRDVGALIDGALDHRLGTDWARVPRFARLTGRFATATRLEVGFWQMGLLGHEDPCAT, from the coding sequence TGGCCGCGCCTTTGCGTTGTGGCGCACTGCTGCGCCCGATTGGCAGGCCTATACGCATCATGGCTTTGTCGAAGGACTGCGCCGGGGCGAACTGCCCCGGGCGGCCTTCCTGCACTACCTGCGGCAAGATTATGTCTTCCTGATCCACTTTGCCCGCGCCTGGGCGCTGGCCGCCGCCAAGGCCGATACGCTGGCCGAGATGCAGGCGGCATCTGCCACGGTTCACGCGCTGGTCCACCATGAGATGCCGCTGCATGTGCAGATCTGCGCGGGCGAAGGGATCAACGCGGCGGCATTGGAGGCAACGCTGGAGGCGCCCGAAACCCTCGCCTACACCCGCTATGTGCTGGAGGCCGGGTATTCGGGCGATTCTCTGGACCTGATGGCGGCGCTTGCGCCCTGCGTGCTGGGCTATGGCGAGATTGGCGCGCGACTGGCGGGAAGCGGTGGGCCATACGCAGGCTGGATCGACACCTATGGTGGCGCGGAATATCAGGCGCTGTGCCGCGATGTGGGCGCGCTGATCGACGGCGCGCTGGACCACAGGCTGGGCACGGACTGGGCGCGCGTGCCGCGCTTTGCCCGGTTGACGGGGCGCTTTGCAACCGCAACCCGGCTGGAGGTTGGCTTCTGGCAGATGGGGCTGCTGGGGCATGAAGACCCCTGCGCCACATGA
- a CDS encoding ABC transporter ATP-binding protein codes for MTAPGLTLCGDLTMAGAPLLRGLALSMPAGQWSCLLGPSGIGKSTIGRLIGGLPGAHGLTGSLRASDGQPLAGRVAMVAQDGQLLPWADLVGNVTIGARLRGTRPDLARARSLLADLGLRGLEGRRPGELSGGQRQRVALARALIEDCPVVVLDEAFSALDAATRLTMQDMAARVLAGRTVILITHDPLEAVRMAHCGWLLEKDATQPLHLPDTPTPRDYRAPAVQRAQADLLAQLHGMVPA; via the coding sequence ATGACCGCCCCGGGCCTGACGTTGTGCGGTGATCTGACCATGGCGGGCGCGCCCCTGTTGCGCGGCCTTGCGCTGAGCATGCCAGCGGGGCAGTGGAGCTGCCTTCTGGGCCCGTCGGGCATCGGGAAATCTACCATCGGGCGGCTGATCGGCGGGCTGCCCGGGGCACATGGTTTGACGGGCAGTCTGCGCGCCAGCGACGGGCAGCCACTGGCGGGCCGGGTCGCCATGGTGGCGCAGGACGGGCAGTTGCTGCCCTGGGCCGATCTGGTCGGCAATGTCACCATCGGGGCACGGCTGCGGGGCACCCGGCCCGATCTGGCGCGCGCCCGCAGCTTGCTGGCCGATCTGGGCCTGCGCGGGCTGGAAGGGCGGCGCCCCGGCGAACTTTCCGGCGGGCAGCGCCAGCGCGTCGCACTGGCCCGCGCGCTGATCGAGGATTGCCCGGTCGTGGTGCTGGATGAAGCATTCTCGGCCCTCGACGCTGCCACGCGACTGACCATGCAGGACATGGCCGCGCGGGTGCTGGCAGGGCGTACGGTGATCCTGATTACCCATGACCCGCTGGAGGCCGTGCGCATGGCGCACTGCGGCTGGCTGCTGGAAAAAGATGCCACTCAGCCGCTGCATCTGCCGGATACGCCCACGCCCCGCGACTACCGAGCACCAGCCGTGCAGCGGGCGCAGGCAGATCTGCTGGCGCAATTGCACGGCATGGTGCCTGCATGA